The Candidatus Nezhaarchaeales archaeon nucleotide sequence CAACAGGTAAAAGTAAAGCTGAATACGCCCGACCCGTACTTGGCGCTCCTATTCAAGGAGGTCTTCGGTAAGTACGGGTATGTGGGCGTAGCGCCACATAGGAATGATAAAGGAGAGTATGAGTGGGAACTATGGACTCTGTTGCCACTCAAGGGCTACTGGTGGTTTCTTGAGCGGCGTACTCCAACGCCCATAGATAACGATGCGAAGCTTTACGGCGCGCTCAACATAACTATTGACGCCGAGGGCTCGGTGTGCGCACGGAACCGTGAAGGAAAAAGAACTACGGAGTTTAAGGTTGTACTATACAATGAGAAGATATACGTCGTTGAGCCGCTGTACGAGGCGCTTAAGCACTATGGGTACAAGGTGAGGCTGTACGCAACGCCTAAAGGGGCTGCAACAAACTATGGACGTCTCAGTAACGATTGCCATCACATTGTAGTCTGCGCTAAAACCCACGTTAAGCGCCTCCTGAAAAACGTTAAGCTAGTCCTTCCACATAAACGGCTTAAGGCGCTCTTAATTAAGCACGCCTTAAGGGAACCGAGTAAACCGGTGTATTGGAGCAGTATTGAGCCGATTTATAGTGAGGTTGAAGCTGTTTACAAGGAGATGCTAAGGGAGAGCAAGCGAATTTTGAAGAGCCTCTACAGGCCGTGGCGAACGTTAACCGAGAAATACAAGCAGAAGCGAATCGCACATACGCAATACGAAGAAGAAAGAAATAAGCTTAGAGCCGAGGCGTGGAGAGAGCTCGAAGCCTTAAAGGAGAAGTACGACAAAGCGTTTGGAGAGCTTGAAAGGCGTATCGAGGCTTACCTCCGAGCCCGAAAGCCCCTCCTTACGAAGCATGTTTTTAGCGCCTTTAAGCTGTTAAACGGGCCTCCTTTCATGTGGGTTAAGATATGTTTTGCTTGGGTTTATCGGGACGTATCGCGTACGGAGGGCTTAAGGGCCCAAAGTGAGCCTTAATACGCTCCTCCACCTCTTTAAATTTCCTGTCGTACTTTGCCTTTAGTTCTTTTAATGCTTTTCAAAGCTCCGATTTTCCTCTATTGTCTTATTGCGTGCTCGTCAGAACGATTCGGCGAGCCTTTTACTATTGCTTAACATCTTGTCGTAGACTCTCCTAATTTCATTATATACTGTTTCGATGACGCACCAGTATACCGGTTTTAAACTCTACTAATCCTCAACCACAGCCGCAATAGAACACATATACGAGTAGAGGGGCGCTTTAGATGGTTATGACCAATCCGGTTAACGCTTCAAGCTAAAATAGGGATATCACGTTTAAAATTAAATATTAAAGATAACTGGTTATCAGAATGGGTTAACACTTAATTCTACAAAGAAGTGGGCCCGGTGGGATTCGAACCCACGACCACCCGGTTATGAGCCTCGTCCACTTAAGTGGTGTCGGACGCTCTAACCTTGCTGAGCTACGGGCCCAAGACAAGTTATTCAGGATTATTAAGAACGGGGTGGTTTATAAAGATTTAATTTAAATGGTTTTAAGCTTAAAGGTTACTGCCTTCGAGGTTAAAGGCTTGATTCTTAGGATGGCTTCTAGTAATCCTATCCTTTACTTAAGAGCGCGTAGATGTTATATACGGTTTTAAAGCTTTTTAAGTGGGGTTACCGCTACGAGTATCGAAGAGAGACTTAAACGTATTGAGGAGTTGTTGGAGCGGATTTTAGCGCTTCTTGAAGGGCGTGAACGCGGTTTAAGCCGTGAGCTTCTTGATGGTCTTAACTGGCATCCCTATCCTAGTGGCGAAGGCGAATGGATTTTCGCTGATAGTGCACCGCCTGATCTTATTAATGCATTGGAGAAGGCTGGCGGGGTCTGCGTGCTTTACGGTTATAGGTATAGGTTTAGAGGGCCTAAGGATAGCCCCAAAAAGTTTATTGCGAGAAGGAAGATTGGTTAGGTTAAGGAATTAACGTGTTACTGTCATAAGTTAACATTGCTGCTTCTCCATTTAAGGAGGCGCCCCGGGGAGGACTCGAACCTCCGACCAGCCGGTATCTGCAACATGAAGATATAACAGCCGGCTGCTATTGACCTTTTCGTCTGCCTGAACTGAGCTACCGGGGCTAATGATCAGAGGTAAAAGTAGTTTATAAAGTTAAAGCTTAAAAACTCCTCTATGGTCAGAGCCTTAACCACTTTATGGCTGTAGCGTAATTTACGCTTTTTAATGAGCTTATTGCAAAACTCCACTACCTAAGTTAACTAGTAAAGCATTCATTAAGAGTTTTGCAACGGCTTCAATTATTATTTATGATACCTTACTCTACTTCCTCTAATTTTTTGGGTAGGTAGCGTTCTACTATTGTTGAAAGCCCTTGGGCGCTGAAGCTTTCAAGCTCAGCTTTCTTTTTGAGTTTCAGAAATACTTCGACTTCGTTTTGCCAGAACTCATCCTTGTACCTTGGGTCTCTTCGTAGCTCTTCAAGACGTTTTATGTCGCGCTCGTTCATAGGTAGGGTTGGAAGCTTCCTATACTTAGTTAGGTCGGTTGCCCATAACCCTAACCATTTAGCGGTTGGTGTAGCTAAACCTTTAATGTGGGCAGCATTAGCTGATCCGTGAATTATAACGCCTGCTATATGCATACCCCATGGGTCGGCATCGGTTAGTATGTAAACGGGTAAACCTAGCTCCTCGTTAAGTCTTTTAACGAGGAGCCTAGTGAAGCGTGGAGCTTGACCTGCGCTATCAATAAGTATGGCTTTAAACTTTTCGTAGACTCCATCCTCTATGAACCTTCTGAAGATGGCGCCCTTCTCTATTACTATTACTTTTTCCGCGCCGCATTCAATGAAGTCGGCTGTGGCTATGGACATACCTATGTTTTTGCCATCAGGATCTGTTAGAAGGTTTACCCTTTTACCAGCATGGCTCGGAGGTATCCTATATTCTATGGTTAAGTCACCGAAGATGGAGCTACGTTCCTCTGGAGATATTTTAAAGTCTTCTCTAGGTATGCCTAAAATGCTTTCTAGGTCGGTCACTACGTCATCGGATTCCTTCTGACTTTTAAACCTGAATTCTGGATAGTTTAATGATGTATAGTAAAGGTCGCGTAGGCTGCAGGATTTACCTTCAGCTATGAGGTGGCTGGCAAACCAAGAAACCCAGAGGAGCTGGGTGAAGGACCTTATATGGCGTAAGTACGCCGCGTTACGCTCAACGCTTTCATCACCTAGTACGTACTGCTTAAGCCTTGGGTCATAAATTATGTTGGAGGTGGATCGGCTTGGAAGTAGGATTCTAGGTAATTTTCCTCGTAGCATCTGACCGTAAACTTCCCTACCAAGCCTTCTTAGCTTCTCTATGGCTTTTCCGCCTTGCGGAGTGCTATATCCCATTGTACCCCGTAGGAGGGTTTAGCTTAACGAGTATATAGCCTTATCTTAAATGGTGTTTCACGGTTTTAAAGTGGAATATAAACGGTATCAACTTAGCTTTGAACTTCTTCCACCGCCGCTGTGAGGGTGTGCTTTGAAAGTAATTTATCGATGTTTACCTCCCTACTTTCCTGAGCTAGTTCAGCTGAGAACTTAACTATGTATGGTAGATACTTACTTAGTACTTGTTTCTTTCTTTTAGCTGCTTCTTCCCTTCCCTTCTTAGATAAATATAAACGGAGTTGTCTTGCGCATTCTTTAAACGCCCACTCAATATTGTATTCTATTTCGGGCTGATCAGCTATGTACTCCTTGCCGACGGTCTTGTAGGGGATTTTCGTGGAACATAAATGGACGAAGAAGGCTATGGGGGATCCGTCCAAGTTTATCTTGTATCTCCACCACTTAATCTTCCTTATCACTTTCATGGATACGTCGTTATGGGAATCGTAAAGGAGGGGTATCTTATTGGCAAACCTGTAGAGGTTTATCTCCCCTGGAGGAGGTGGGGGCACGTTACCTCCATATGCTATGGCTGCCTCCACGATAAACGGGTGACCGCTATAAGCTGAGGGTTTACGCTGTACTACCGCTATGAATTCTGGGTTTAACTCTTTCATTATCCCCACCCTTAAAAGCTCAACCCCTATAGGGGATAGACAGGAGGCATCTGGTGGTAAGAAGTGTTTATAGCTGTTAAGCTCTTTAACTAGCTTCACTACTAGGTGTTCTTGGCTTTTAAGGTCGTCGGTACTCATAGATGGGTTGAAGCCAGCCTCCTTTAAGAATTTCTTAGCGGTTCTGACCCCGACCCTATGGAAGTTCTTGGTAAGGAAGGTAAGCAGGTCTTCACCCTTGGATTTATTTAAGGCACGCTTTACTGTTTCAACGTCAACTCCATGTGGGTGCGGTAGAACTTCTGTTGGCGGTTTGGGGGGTGTAACGGTTTTTCTATGGTAGAAGTAGAGGATACCGTCAGGGTCTACGAAGGCTATTTTAGCGTAAGGCTCTATAATGGCTACATGCTTGAGGTACTCTATGATTTTAGGCTTAGCCCTAGTGTAATCTCCGGTAAACTTTATTTTAACCGATGTTCCATGCCAGTGTTCATAGTTTCGATCAATCCATTGCCTCTTAGTTATAGGCTCGTTCCTTTGGATGTCAACCATTAGCTCGTAGGTGTAGATTTCCATGCCCCCGGTGCTCGAGGTTACCACTACGGGGCTATTAGTGGTTATTTGTCCGTATAGTACCGCCATTTTACCGCCTAGGCCGAAGATTCCGCGTGTTTGCCTAAGGGTGTACTTAGACCCGAATAGAATCTGTCCAAAGGCCTTCTCAACGTACCTCTTAGGCACACCTTTACCGTTATCTTCCACCTTAATTTCGAGGGTATCGCCTTCCAGGTTAAGTAGCCTTACGTAGACGTCGGGTAAATGGGTTCCGTCTTCGCAGGCATCCATGCTGTTCTCAATAAGCTCCCTACAAATCGTGTAAGTGCTCCGTACAGGGTTATCAAATCCTGCTACCTCCTTATTTCTATAGAAGAAATCCGCTGCTGAAATAGCTTTAAAGCGCTCCTCGACCATAACCCTTGCCGCCCCACTCTGTTAAACCCTAATTGACGTCAAGGCTTACTACTCAATATCCTTTTTAGGAGTTTTAAGCTCAGGCTCCCATAATAGTAACCTTCTACGCTTTATTTCCCGCTTTTTAACATGAAGGAACCTGTAGACACTACTATGCGTACTTCCTGATGCTAACATCTTAACAGCTTTTTTAGCGGCTTCCAAGACTTCATAGCTACCTATGATTGCTACGTAGTATCCGTAAATTGAGAGGTAAGCGCCAGTTAACTCTTCTATATTTCTTTTAGCCCTACCCCCCTCACCTATGATCCTGCCCTTAACCCTGGTTAATGCCTTTTCATTATCGCCGACGTACTCCCTAAGGTCTATGAGGGCCAAGCTGTAATGTTCATTCAAGAGCTTAAAGGCCTTTTCCGGGCTGAAGCCATTAGCGATGGCCTGCACAAGTTCGCGCGCTTTAAGTATTTTAGTAGGATCTTCGCCGTCTTTTAAGGTTATTTCGACCATGCCGGTTTGACTATCGACGTTTAAGCTTACCCCAAGCTCCTTTTGAATCCGCTTCTTTACGGCCCCCTCTTCACCTATTAAGCACCCTATCCTATCACGGGGTAGCTGGACGTAGTCCTTATAAATCATGGGAGCCTTCTTCTCGGATGAGGCCGCTGGTGGACCTCCCTCACTGAACAATCCCTTAGTCATCTTATCCTCATTCCTTTAAACACTTACAGTTTGTTTTTAGTACTTCCACCTTTAAAGTTTATTAAATTAGTTTAAGCGTTCAATACATTAAGTAAGAATAAAGCTATAGCTGAAGCTTTCTATGAGCTTTGGCGGAAAATAAGGGAGAAGCAACGACGGAAAGAAACGACAAAGAGTACTTGCGACAAGTTACGCTTCGCCCTCCAGCGTCAGGTATGGATGGCGCCGGAGCGGTTAAAGGCAAAGTACGACAGGAAATTTAAAGAGGTGGAGGAGCGTATTAAGGCTCACTTTGGGCCCTTAAGCCCTCCGTACGCGATACGTTTCAATAATTATTAAGCTCAGAGGAAGAGGCGTATGTGGGACGGCGTTAAAGCATTTAAAAAAGTTGAAAGGTGGGAGAGGCGTAGGGTTAAACGTATTAAGGATGAGGACCTCTATAAGACTATTGAGGAAGTTTTTGATAGTGCTACACTTAATGCGCTCTACCAGCTTTTAAACAGACGCGTTATAGACGTTATGGCCGGCGCCGTAGCGGCTGGGAAGGAATCGAAGGTGTACTTGGCCTATGACCCCAATGGTAAGGCATTAGCGGTAAAAGTCTACCTTACCTCATCGAGGGAATTTAGGAAGGGGATATGGACTTACATAGCTGGTGACCCTAGATTTCAAGACGTTAAGAAGGGGAGCCGTTCATTAATATATGCATGGGCGTTAAAGGAGTTTAAAAACCTTGACCTCGCCTACAAGGCGGGCGTACCGGTTCCGAGGCCTATAGCGGTTAATAAGAACATTTTGGTGATGGAGTTCATAGGGATGGATGGGACCCCGGCGCCGTTAATGAAGGATGCCCCACCATCTAACCCTGAGAGTGTTTTCGCTAAGCTAATGGATGGGGTACGATTGTTGTACCAGAAGGCGGGGCTAGTTCACGGTGATCTAAGCGAGTATAACGTACTGATGCTTAATGATAACCCCTACATATTCGACTTTGGTCAAGCTGTGCTTAAAACTCATCCTCAAGCTGAGGAGCTATTGGCTAGGGATATAAGAACTCTAAAAGCCTTCTTTTATAAGCTCGGACTAAAAACTTTGAGTCTTGAGGAGTTACTTAACTGGGTTAAAACTGGTACGCGATTAAATGATCTAATAATAGGTTGAATGTTTAACTTGGTTAAATCTTGGGTCTGGGGAGTACGCAGGCCACTTAAATGGTTTCCTCCATAAATTTGAGTAAACCCATCTTTTGAAGCTCCTTAACTTCTTCGCGCTCGTAGCGCCATAACACGTCGGCCTTATTTTTCGGTTGAAAATCCCACGGCGCTATGAGAATCACGTCGCCTTCCCTAAACCATAGCTTCTTCTTAAAGCGGCCAGGTATACGGGCTACTCTTACATGTCCGTCAGCGCATTTAACCTCAAGCCTATCGTAACCTAGTAGCCTCGAGATAACGCCAAGCATTTCTCCTTCACCTGGAAGCCTCAGCTCCCGCTTCTCCTCCTTCAATTTAAGCGCCATACAACGTTTAGACGGGACTGCCTATAATGTTTTACTCAAACCTTATACATCCTTCGTATGAATCGTGTTGGAGTGGTGTAGGATCTAAGGATAGTCCTAGAAGTTTATTACGAGAAGGAAGATTCGTTAGGTTAAGCATTGAACGTATTACTATTGTATATTAACCTTGTTATTCCTCCAACGTCGTTTTAATGAATAGAGCATGAGGTATTAAGGCGATCCTAATGACTGCGTCCCTATGTATAAAGCCAGCGTTAATAGCGGCGGTTACGATGTTCTCCCCTAGAAGGTTAGCTGCTGTAGCGTCCTCTAGTAGCTTTAATGCTTCATCCAAGTCGGCCTTGAACCCCCCGTAGAACTTTTCAGATACGTTTATCTTTAAACCTTGGTCCTGAATAGTTTTACCTAAGAGGTCGGCATCGCAGATGGCTACTGTCACGTTCTTTCCTTGCTTATGGACTTTGCACCAGTAAGCCACGTTCTTCTAACCTCGAACCGGGCTAATGGCGCCGCAGGCACCACATACCATTAACGAAAGCCTCTTCTCCTTCTTCAGCTGTGTATCACTTTTACGGCAAACTGGGCATATGACGTATATTTTTGCGTATCTCCCAATTAAGCTGTCAATGCTAGATTTAGCGTGCTTACCGTGTAGTATGGCCCTGCTTTCCTCTAAGCTCCCGGCTGTAGCTAACTCGTGAAGTATGAAGTTAAGGAGGTGCTCGGGGCTCCGATTTAACACGTCAGCTATTTCTTTAAAATTGGAGATTATGGTGCGATTACCTATCGTTAAAATCTGGCTTTTAGGTATCTCAAAGCGCTCCCACTTAGACGGTTTAACCGTGATCTGTGATAAAGCCCTTGATAGCATCTCCTCATACGTGTACCTGCTCAACTCTGACCACGTTTTATCTAACTCCTATAGGCTAATATTCCTTTCCTACGCAGTGTATATATGCAACTGACGGCATAGATTAGCGTTGCATTTTACGCCTTCATATAGGGATTAGGCGATGAAGTCCCTCCTAGTGAAGGATTGCTCTTGGGTTGTAACGCAAAACCAAGAACGCGAGGTTAAGCGTAACACCTCAATACTTATCGAGGACGGCTTAATAAGTGATATCGGCGACGTTAAAGCTGAAGCTGAGATGGTTATAAGCGGAAGAAAGATGGTTGCAATACCTGGGCTTGTTAACGCTCATACGCATGCCGCTATGACGTTGCTACGCGGCTACGCTGACGACCTACCCTTAAAGCAATGGCTTGAAAAATGGGTATGGCCGTTGGAGCGTAAAATGAGAGCGGAGTACTGTTACTCGGGGGCCCTTTTAGGGGCTATTGAAATGGTTAAGGGCGGGATTACGGCCTTCTTGGACATGTACCTCTACCCTGAATCTACGGTCGCGGCGGCGCTTAAGGTTGGGTTACGTGCGGTCGTATGTTACGGTATGTTTGACTTCGGCGATCAAACGCTGGCCGATAAGCAGTTAAAGGAGGCCGCCGCCTTCATAAGGCGGGTTAAAGGTGAGGGAGGAAAACTCGTTAAACCAGCGTTAGGCCCCCACGCACCTTACACTTGCTCCAAGGAGCTTTTAATTGGGGCTAAGGAACTAGCTGACAAGGAGGGCGTACTACTTCATATACATTTGGCTGAGACCGCTGATGAGCAAGAGGAGTTTAAACGTAAAACCGGTTTTAGAGAGATCCTCTTCCTAGATAGGATAGGTTTTTTAGGCCCCAACG carries:
- a CDS encoding DNA topoisomerase IV subunit A, which gives rise to MGYSTPQGGKAIEKLRRLGREVYGQMLRGKLPRILLPSRSTSNIIYDPRLKQYVLGDESVERNAAYLRHIRSFTQLLWVSWFASHLIAEGKSCSLRDLYYTSLNYPEFRFKSQKESDDVVTDLESILGIPREDFKISPEERSSIFGDLTIEYRIPPSHAGKRVNLLTDPDGKNIGMSIATADFIECGAEKVIVIEKGAIFRRFIEDGVYEKFKAILIDSAGQAPRFTRLLVKRLNEELGLPVYILTDADPWGMHIAGVIIHGSANAAHIKGLATPTAKWLGLWATDLTKYRKLPTLPMNERDIKRLEELRRDPRYKDEFWQNEVEVFLKLKKKAELESFSAQGLSTIVERYLPKKLEEVE
- a CDS encoding DNA topoisomerase VI subunit B; translation: MVEERFKAISAADFFYRNKEVAGFDNPVRSTYTICRELIENSMDACEDGTHLPDVYVRLLNLEGDTLEIKVEDNGKGVPKRYVEKAFGQILFGSKYTLRQTRGIFGLGGKMAVLYGQITTNSPVVVTSSTGGMEIYTYELMVDIQRNEPITKRQWIDRNYEHWHGTSVKIKFTGDYTRAKPKIIEYLKHVAIIEPYAKIAFVDPDGILYFYHRKTVTPPKPPTEVLPHPHGVDVETVKRALNKSKGEDLLTFLTKNFHRVGVRTAKKFLKEAGFNPSMSTDDLKSQEHLVVKLVKELNSYKHFLPPDASCLSPIGVELLRVGIMKELNPEFIAVVQRKPSAYSGHPFIVEAAIAYGGNVPPPPPGEINLYRFANKIPLLYDSHNDVSMKVIRKIKWWRYKINLDGSPIAFFVHLCSTKIPYKTVGKEYIADQPEIEYNIEWAFKECARQLRLYLSKKGREEAAKRKKQVLSKYLPYIVKFSAELAQESREVNIDKLLSKHTLTAAVEEVQS
- a CDS encoding KH domain-containing protein, with protein sequence MTKGLFSEGGPPAASSEKKAPMIYKDYVQLPRDRIGCLIGEEGAVKKRIQKELGVSLNVDSQTGMVEITLKDGEDPTKILKARELVQAIANGFSPEKAFKLLNEHYSLALIDLREYVGDNEKALTRVKGRIIGEGGRAKRNIEELTGAYLSIYGYYVAIIGSYEVLEAAKKAVKMLASGSTHSSVYRFLHVKKREIKRRRLLLWEPELKTPKKDIE
- a CDS encoding serine protein kinase RIO, which encodes MWDGVKAFKKVERWERRRVKRIKDEDLYKTIEEVFDSATLNALYQLLNRRVIDVMAGAVAAGKESKVYLAYDPNGKALAVKVYLTSSREFRKGIWTYIAGDPRFQDVKKGSRSLIYAWALKEFKNLDLAYKAGVPVPRPIAVNKNILVMEFIGMDGTPAPLMKDAPPSNPESVFAKLMDGVRLLYQKAGLVHGDLSEYNVLMLNDNPYIFDFGQAVLKTHPQAEELLARDIRTLKAFFYKLGLKTLSLEELLNWVKTGTRLNDLIIG
- a CDS encoding translation initiation factor aIF-1A, which translates into the protein MALKLKEEKRELRLPGEGEMLGVISRLLGYDRLEVKCADGHVRVARIPGRFKKKLWFREGDVILIAPWDFQPKNKADVLWRYEREEVKELQKMGLLKFMEETI
- a CDS encoding DUF424 family protein, yielding MAYWCKVHKQGKNVTVAICDADLLGKTIQDQGLKINVSEKFYGGFKADLDEALKLLEDATAANLLGENIVTAAINAGFIHRDAVIRIALIPHALFIKTTLEE
- a CDS encoding translation initiation factor IF-2 subunit beta, with amino-acid sequence MSRYTYEEMLSRALSQITVKPSKWERFEIPKSQILTIGNRTIISNFKEIADVLNRSPEHLLNFILHELATAGSLEESRAILHGKHAKSSIDSLIGRYAKIYVICPVCRKSDTQLKKEKRLSLMVCGACGAISPVRG
- a CDS encoding amidohydrolase codes for the protein MKSLLVKDCSWVVTQNQEREVKRNTSILIEDGLISDIGDVKAEAEMVISGRKMVAIPGLVNAHTHAAMTLLRGYADDLPLKQWLEKWVWPLERKMRAEYCYSGALLGAIEMVKGGITAFLDMYLYPESTVAAALKVGLRAVVCYGMFDFGDQTLADKQLKEAAAFIRRVKGEGGKLVKPALGPHAPYTCSKELLIGAKELADKEGVLLHIHLAETADEQEEFKRKTGFREILFLDRIGFLGPNVVAAHCVHLSKRELQLLVKRKVKVVHCPVSNMKLSSGVAPLLNMVERGCLVTLGTDSAASNNSLDLFESMKVAALLHKAFNANPAVLPAQQVLDLATLNGYAALYGGGGSIAEGERADIVLLNLDTVNLTPVHSASSIISHLIYAAKPFNVSTVIVNGKLLVHNGRVLTVKEFEVLRQARKAALRLRVPSNLTR